From the genome of Peptoniphilus sp. ING2-D1G:
CACAGGAATTAAAGGAGGATAGTGCAGTATCCAGAATTTCACTTATTAATAATGTTGCATATGTAATTTTTATTGTATCTGTATTGGCTGTTTTCGCACTTATTTGGCTTGATAGAAAATCATTATCTAAACTCTACATACCGCTATTTATGCTAATTATATTGACTTTCTATAAATTTTTAGGATTGGGAGTTTCAACTTCAGTGGTATTGTTGCTACTTCCTATAATTGCTTTTATAGGCATATGTTTAGCAAAACTCATGTCCAAAGAAACTTTGAAGTTAAATTCCAAAGAGTTGAAACAAAGTTTAGGATATACAATAGTATTTTTCATTGTAATGTTAATTGTAATAATAATTCCAAGAGCATTGTAGTTAAAAGTTCAGATTAATTTCTGAACTTTTTTATATACGGAAAACCCTGCCTTTGACGCAGGGATATTTATTTGTAAATTTCTAAAACAACAAAAATATATTTTATGGTATTATAAATGTATGGAAAAGAAAAATATACTCATATCCTTTGATTTAGATGGAACACTATTAGACAGTCATAGAGTTTTAGATCAAAGAAATTTGGAGTTTTTTAAATATTTAAAAGAAAACAAATACAAATTTGTGATAAATACAGGAAGAAGCTATCGTTCTGCTTTAAGGTTTTTTAAAGAAACAAATATCGACATAATCTGCAATAACGGTAATATGTGCAGAAATACTTTAAATGATGAAATTATTTTTATAAATCCAATATCAAAAGAAAAAGCAATGGAAATAATTCTTTCAATAGATAAATACAGCTTAATACAACCCCTGCTTCATATTAACGCATTCGAAAAGGGGTTTGATGTCGTTGCAATCGATAAAAAAACTACTGTTAAAGCAAGGAGATATTTAGATGATTTTGGAGAACATCTTCTAAAAGTAAAGAATTTTGATAAGATTACCTATGATATTTTATCAATTGTACTTGTCGGAGATTATGAGTCCTTAAATTATCATAAAATTGAATTAAAGAAAAAATTTGATAAATTTAATTTTCATTTGATGAAAATACATTCTAAAAACACATTTATGCTTGAAATTCTTCCTGAAAACAGTGATAAATGGTATGGTCTTTTAAGTTACAAATCACACAACAATCTATTGAGTTACAAAGTTATTTCAATAGGGGATGATTCAAACGATGCAATGTCGATTAAAAATTCTGATATAGGAATTGCAATGAAGAATTCGGATTTTTTAATTAAACAAAATGCAGATGTAATAAGTGATTTTGACAATAATGAATTAGGGGCAATTAAAATTATAAAAAAAATCTTAGAAGAAGAGTGATTTAATATGAACATTAACTGGTTTCCGGGTCACATGAAAAAAACAGTGGAAGATATTGCAAAAAAGGCAAAAATAGTTGATTTTTATATAGAAATTATTGATTCAAGGATTCCTGTCTCCAGCAGAAATCCTCTTTTA
Proteins encoded in this window:
- a CDS encoding HAD hydrolase (The Haloacid Dehydrogenase (HAD) superfamily includes phosphatases, phosphonatases, P-type ATPases, beta-phosphoglucomutases, phosphomannomutases, and dehalogenases, which are involved in a variety of cellular processes ranging from amino acid biosynthesis to detoxification; High confidence in function and specificity) — protein: MEKKNILISFDLDGTLLDSHRVLDQRNLEFFKYLKENKYKFVINTGRSYRSALRFFKETNIDIICNNGNMCRNTLNDEIIFINPISKEKAMEIILSIDKYSLIQPLLHINAFEKGFDVVAIDKKTTVKARRYLDDFGEHLLKVKNFDKITYDILSIVLVGDYESLNYHKIELKKKFDKFNFHLMKIHSKNTFMLEILPENSDKWYGLLSYKSHNNLLSYKVISIGDDSNDAMSIKNSDIGIAMKNSDFLIKQNADVISDFDNNELGAIKIIKKILEEE